AGTTCCTTTGGTCTTATCGAAAATCGACATATAAATcatcttgttttttttttataatgttcAGTACGGGTTCATTTTCCGAATGCGGTTTCcaaacggtcatgtacACAAAATTGAATGTAATCTACAAAGagttttttgtattaaaaacactactaattttatacataCTAAAAAAGCACATTCGTCGAGATTTGCTCAATATGTGTTAGGTAACAAGTCTATTTAAAaccttttttaataatatattttatttgggTATAAAATCATACTAATTACTTTAACAGGATGCTCCCACAATCTCTTCGACTGTTTCCGGAGTTCATTTTGGAATCCATGCAATGGACTCTCAAATACTTCTTCCTGAGCAGTATCAAGTCCATGTGACTGACATAGTTGGGCTTTCCAAAGTCATTTTAAGACCTCTTGTATGTATATATGCTTTCTTTCTGGGTTTTAATCGAAGCTCTTTGATATACGCGTGGCGAAAATTAGTTACATTTTAGTCctaatttatcatataaGGAATAATTTTCGGCTTGAATTTGAAGAAGTTGTGTTTAcgtttcttttttgtttataacaaaaaaataataatcttTCGATTCAAACCTCAACAACGATCACTTCTTTCTCTCACCTTGTTTACAAATAGTATATCAGACTTATTatactttattttgataCTTAAATGTACCCTACTGTCGACTCTTATCTCAACATGCTCTTAGCTATATATTCCTGGACTCAGTGATTTCTTATTCTTTTAGCATGAAATATATCATACGTCTTACACAACTGCAGATGTATACATCGCATAGCCTcatttaaatcattttaaaaacgatattttataatatataaaatgaaatagtCGAAAATATTGTGACTATCTTAAATGTTAATTTAAGATCATTATCATGTCTAAAATGCCTTTTAAGCTGACAAATAATGCCAAAGAACAATATGAtatgaataatttttataaaagagtACCTTAAGTTATGAATAAGCTTTCTGCtgagataaaatattagatgCAAAAAGGCATATAACAGATGATGAAAAGATTTTAATAccagaaattttaattttttagaattgtAAACTTGTCTACCAGTTCatacaaaaaaagtaaatataattttttttaatatttttacaagatATTGTTTGCGTCAAGTAGTATTTATCTAGTAATTCATAAAACTTCTAATTAAAtagaatatattaatacaTGATCTTGTTTCTATGATTATAAAACGAAGACaaagattttttgtaattatgTAAAGCAAAATATaaccaaagaaaaaaaatctaaatttttttttctagatataaattattactTTAAAGATAcctaataaattttaatagatAAAACTACTTCACCATCAAGTAGTCTCCTCTTTAAATGTATAGCAATGAgttatatgtaaatttttttgactcattaaaaaattttaacaaGCATATTTCCTTAATCAATACATTTAATGTTTACTAAATTCtgtaaatacaaatataaaattttttatctataaaattactttttttccaaataaaatcatacGTATgcttgttaaaaaatttatctcaCTTGACAGTGtcccattttttaaacttataaaaatattcgcAATGACCatctaaaaacatttttaaatatcaatttatttaattatttttactgtACACTTCAAAGTATTTCTCATATTCTTCTtcattcattttttctatatcttCATCAGTTACATCTTTAAACTTCTTCATCTCCCCATTTACACTTACAAAATCTtctatatcatttttaatttcttcttttttttcatcctcttcatattttattatatcgCTTTCTATACTCATAAAATTCTCTTCTGTCTTAATTTCTACTATATCTTTCTTCTCTTCTGTTTTTTTCTCaagttcttttttaaattctgttaattgaaaaaaatccATATTCGGTATCTCGAATTTATCAAGTTCTTTCAGTAAATTGATTATATCTCGTATATTATTCATAAACTTAGCATTCAGCGTATTTTCAGTCGTACAATTAGTTCCATTTTCAATTAATTCGCCGTTACATTCGTCACATtgaaaaatgtaattaGTCATTATAAGTTGCGCGTCAAGCGCTGAAAACTGTTTATCACAtgttttacaataatatcCTTCTTTTGTACTATTTCTCAGATCTTCGTCTAgttttttagtaattttaaaaattttatattttattatatctcGTACTTCGACGAAGTTTATGTAGTAGACAGTTCTTAGATATTGCCTTTTGTCTTCAAATACTTCTACTTTGTTCTCGtatttgattattttgTCTTCTTTAAGTGCTACTAATAGTTTATTGATTTCTTTGTTGTGCATTTTCATTAGTTTTTGTAGGTCAGTGTCGTAGATGAGAATGTTTTCTAAGATGATGTCTACTAAAATGCAGTGATGTAGTTCATAGAATTTTCTGACTACTGTTTGTATTAAAGATTTCATATGTGGAAGATATTCCATGATgggttaataaaaatttaattaataatatgtACATAAAAACTTATAGATCCATGTTATAAACGaatttactttatttttttttgtttttttttattctccAAAGAAATAGCTTAATATCTTCCCTATAATTCCTTCTTTTCTCAGAAATATATCTTTATCATCTACCACTGCATTCCCCACTTCCCTGTATACTCCTATCATCTCTCCgtttatatatttagtaTTAAGTCTTAATAATTCTGTCTCTCCTGGTGTGATTACATTGACCCAGTTCTTCCCATATTCCATGTGCTGCACATGGCACACttctttgatttttctTACAACATTTTCCAGATTATTTTGAGAGAAGCCGAATACAGTAATGTGTCTTTTACTGGGTTTAGTGTGTCTGACGAGGGGCTCCTCGTAGAGAGTGTTCTCTGGGATTGAGAGTTCTTTTTCTACTAGTACTGCGTCAGGAGTAGATGATGGTTTAGATTTTGGGATATTCTTTTTGAAGACACGGGGGTGATACATTAGggagaaaaataaaatggaaaataacAAAGAAAGCAAAAGaatcaaaaaacaaacaagtAGATTAATGTAAAtcaagtataaaaaaattcataagtttaaatagaatatttataaatcgacattgatgtttatatttgatcaatgttattttttattaattagtAGCTTGTCAACCAATAAAAAGATCTGATCAATAAACCGTGGATTTCTTTATTGGTTGACAAAAAAGCCTcctata
The genomic region above belongs to Vairimorpha necatrix chromosome 3, complete sequence and contains:
- a CDS encoding transcription initiation factor IIE subunit alpha (T2EA) — its product is MEYLPHMKSLIQTVVRKFYELHHCILVDIILENILIYDTDLQKLMKMHNKEINKLLVALKEDKIIKYENKVEVFEDKRQYLRTVYYINFVEVRDIIKYKIFKITKKLDEDLRNSTKEGYYCKTCDKQFSALDAQLIMTNYIFQCDECNGELIENGTNCTTENTLNAKFMNNIRDIINLLKELDKFEIPNMDFFQLTEFKKELEKKTEEKKDIVEIKTEENFMSIESDIIKYEEDEKKEEIKNDIEDFVSVNGEMKKFKDVTDEDIEKMNEEEYEKYFEVYSKNN
- a CDS encoding nucleoporin NUP35, which codes for MYHPRVFKKNIPKSKPSSTPDAVLVEKELSIPENTLYEEPLVRHTKPSKRHITVFGFSQNNLENVVRKIKEVCHVQHMEYGKNWVNVITPGETELLRLNTKYINGEMIGVYREVGNAVVDDKDIFLRKEGIIGKILSYFFGE